The Nymphaea colorata isolate Beijing-Zhang1983 chromosome 5, ASM883128v2, whole genome shotgun sequence DNA segment GATATTATTTACAGAAATGAGATTGTCTCAATTCAACGCATGGCATCCTCCATTTTATATGATGTCTGTTTAATTTCTCGCAACTTAGGGGGAAATGGTAATATCTTCAACTTCTTACAAGAATTAAAAATTGAGTTTTAGATGTAatctttttttcaagttcaactTTTTATTGGATTTCtgttaatgttattttcctctctctctctctctctctctctctctttatatatatatatatatatatatatatatatagagagagagagagagaggcaatgGACTGAAAGGCACactgtgattttttttatattcattttccATACTATTGGAATAGAAGAGTAGGTTTCAAGCATGGGTAAGGTCATGTGTCATTCTTCCTAGTGTAAGTGTGATGAATAAACCTATGTCACTAGAGTGCGGATGCGGGTGCGGTTGCCGGTGCCGGTGCTGGAGCGatacatcccaaaaaatttatgtgTGGCGATGTGGTgaaagtatttttttattattattattattattattaatttattatatatataacaaaataaacatgtatatattattattacaatttagttattaatgtatataacatatttgaataattgtattgcataggaaaatatcaaaacaatatatatattatataagaaatttagtaatatgacatactaattgggctcgggtgtgagtcgaAGCCGCacatataaattaaaagagCCTGGTGACATTGGAATAAACTATTTTcttacacacacatacatataacTTTTGAAATATGTAAACCAAGTAAATATAAGAATTATGTGTTGATAAAGTTGTCTGATCAACTTAATTGATGGTTTTTAACAACTCATAAATGTCAATTaatttatgtacatatattttgtaaaccatatatacgtatgtgtgtgtgtggagagacacacacacacactctctctctccacacacacaagCTTGTCTAAGACTTTTGGTATTTGTATAGAATATGACTTCTATGTATTGTGTAGAATATGATTTCTATGTATTAAGATTGGCAGTTGCTCACATAGACCCATATAAGTTACTTATTTATGTATTAGTGTTTTTCAACCATTTTACTATATATTTGTAGGGTCTAAGAGTTTTCACATGATCGATAGCAAATAGTGCAACATAACTGATTGTACAAAGCATATCATTTGTTAGATTCCTATAAATACTACTTATTTTTTTACCATAAAAGGTATGATCACAACACTCAATTTCAAGGGTATACAGTGCTCTACAAAGGTCTTGAAGAAGCTAGAATCCTAAAACTCTCTCCCCTTCCCTGAAGTTTGCCAACTTTAAGTTGCTTCgcattttacttttattttttcgaAAATCATCTACTATGCTGACATAATATCTTTCAAACATTCGGTAGCGCACTTCAAAATGGTACGTTATTTGGGTTCGCTTGGCCCGACGGTTAACAATGAAATAAATTCTCATCAAGAGAAAACTTTATTAATTTCTCAGTTCTCACAGCCAGTGCAATGAATCACACAGATAAAACCAGTGACATATTCTCTTGTGTTCCACTGGCTTTGGCGAATCTCCCTAGCGATTCCTTCTTAGAAAGTTCTTGAACAAAGGAAGAACGACCACAAATGGGAAATTGTGACTCCTAATTGAACAGAAGAAGGGCGATTCCTTCTGCAGAAAGTTCTTGAACAGAGGAAGAACGACCACAAATGGGAAATTGTGACTCCTAATTGAACAGAAGAAGGGCGATTCCTTCTGCAGAAAGTTCTTGAACAGAAGAAGAACGACCACAAATGGGAAACTGTAACTCGTAACTGAACAGAAGAAGAGCAGCATCCGATCCAAAGCTGGCAGCAAACATCCGATGAAGTTATCATCTTCAGGAGGCAGAGGGGGAGTAATGCTAGATCGAACGAGAACAGAACTCCGTCCAAAATTTCGTTTTCTTCAAGGGTCAGGACCAACACTTTGGAAGATCGGACGGCGGCGGCTGCAGCTTCTGGCCCGGCAGTTCTCCATCCAGCACCACCCACGCCATGCCCAGGCCCCAACTCAGGTGGATATCCAAATGGCAGTGCATTAGCCATGCCCCTGATGCAACCAACAGAGAtgtcaaaattaatgataaaaagtaacaaacatatttatataggcaaagtGATTTCATGGAATATGTGAACTAATTAAATACCAAGaccatattttgaaaaaatatgagtTGCTCATCTAATTTAATTAAAGTGGTATACGTAAATCAAAATATCCTTTTCGAAAAATGAATAATGATATTGACTTTTGGGAGATTGTTTTGCTTGGTTGgcatattttcaaagtcatcgtatatatatatatatatatatatatatatatatatatatatatatatatatatatatatatatatagtttactATGAAAAATGTAGCCCGTAAGGTCAAGAGCTGCGACTGCATGTCAACTAGTGCTCGCCGCTTATCTGCCACTGGCGGGAGCCAATGCATCAAATCACTCAAGGCGAAATATTCTTCTTTAAAGAAGTATTTGatgcagaatttttttttcttattctagGAGCCACAAATTATGTGGATTAAAACGTTACATTCAATTACAATCAACCACCATAATAAGCATTTATATTATATGCTAAAGGGTTCATTAAATATGCGTGACAATTAATGGCGTACCTGGATTATCTGCAAGAAATCGAATTGCAGTCCATCCTCCACTTGGCACTGAGTACGTATTGCGTTCAACTGGATCGACCAAATTAAAATTGGCGGGATCATTGATTGGATCATAGTTCCCAACACCTTGCCCCAccacaaagaaattgaagccaTGGAGATGGAAGGGATGGCTCTCTGCACCAAGGATGCCTGTGTCCTGCATCACAAGCTCCACGCTGGTGTTGCATTTCAACACCACCACTTTGGTGTCCTTGATCACCACGGTGTTGTTGGGGGGAGTTCCGGTGTAATTGAACGGAATGAGAGGCTGGCTAGGAAAATCCGGTTTGTAAACTCCGGCGGACTGGCCGGAGTAATGCGCTTGGAGCAGCGCGGTGGTGGGGAGAACGAAGGAGATGTTGTTAACGGCGGCTGAAAGCATGGAGCCATTTGGTCCTTGACATGTCTGGTTGCTGGCGCATGGACGGGTGCCGAGGCCAACCGTAAAGAAGAAGCGCATGTCGACTTTCAGAGGCACCTTCGCCGGAAACTGCTCGCTCGCTAAGCTTCTCAGCTTCATGCTAAAGTTGGTCACGGGGTTGGTGTCGTTGAAAGCGGGAAGACTGGGCATTATGAACGAGAAATTTGAAGAAGCAGGAGGAGAGATGTAATGGCGGCCCTTCTTGGTTTTGTATTGGAGAAGACCCACCGTGGTGGAGTTGTCGAAGGTCGCCGGACCGGTCACATGAGGTCTGGCTGCCATGAGGAATGTGGTGCTGGGGCTATATGGCTTGGTTTTGAGGAGCACATTCATCGTCTGTCCCGGTGTTACAACGAGCATATCTGTCTGGAAGGGCTTCACATACACTGCATCTGTTTCCACAACTGTGACAGTGTGGTTGGCAATAGTGAAAAAGAGATCTTCATCGAGCACAGCGTTGATTAGCCGGAGGAGGTAAGTCCTTCCAGGTGTCACGTTCAGCTTATAAGtatctgcaaaaagaaaaattagcaCAGCTAAGTTTCTCGATATAGTTTTCAGTGGGTGTTAGATTTTGGTAGCTCTCCCAACTAAATGTATAGAAATGAGAAAATTGCTGAAAA contains these protein-coding regions:
- the LOC116254631 gene encoding laccase-17-like, with the translated sequence MLVVTPGQTMNVLLKTKPYSPSTTFLMAARPHVTGPATFDNSTTVGLLQYKTKKGRHYISPPASSNFSFIMPSLPAFNDTNPVTNFSMKLRSLASEQFPAKVPLKVDMRFFFTVGLGTRPCASNQTCQGPNGSMLSAAVNNISFVLPTTALLQAHYSGQSAGVYKPDFPSQPLIPFNYTGTPPNNTVVIKDTKVVVLKCNTSVELVMQDTGILGAESHPFHLHGFNFFVVGQGVGNYDPINDPANFNLVDPVERNTYSVPSGGWTAIRFLADNPGAWLMHCHLDIHLSWGLGMAWVVLDGELPGQKLQPPPSDLPKCWS